One Pyrus communis chromosome 13, drPyrComm1.1, whole genome shotgun sequence genomic window carries:
- the LOC137713685 gene encoding B3 domain-containing protein Os03g0120900-like, whose product MNFGAAAGGAIGGGISTEDDQNMVRGKLPFSYASSPTSSSSSPHYNKTTGIATMVPASAVSRSSGWHDGGSGPDMKLELMDSSPRENNEGGGAQREENPIPIEREHMFDKVVTPSDVGKLNRLVIPKQHAEKYFPLDSSSNEKGLLLNFEDRNGKSWRFRYSYWNSSQSYVMTKGWSRFVKEKKLDAGDIVSFQRGLGEVGKDLLFIDWRRRPDAPDPNHHPHHHYPLHSHQPHYQPNFAIPHQHQYSWNPHRSVPWSPLLMRPPGAVMTREHLHLSQPQINSGVHHPYRNTGTSGGGGSGSYGYGNVVNSSGPIYYMRSASSAAGPPQFYEQEGSGLIELQQQQQHQQVQLGRVHNESNMVLESVPLVHGKAAAKRMRLFGVNMECPISESDHECDLLSSATLSSSSSSSQYHHHHAHQQLSPSQPAPLQLRLYDGMPLRHQAMPSTTTTSTTTDFLNISGKASSSSMSLDFEV is encoded by the coding sequence atGAATTTTGGAGCAGCAGCCGGAGGAGCTATAGGTGGTGGAATTTCTACTGAGGATGACCAAAATATGGTGAGAGGTAAGCTTCCTTTCTCCTATGCCTCCTCTCccacttcatcttcatcttctcctcACTACAACAAAACCACCGGCATAGCTACTATGGTCCCTGCTTCCGCTGTCAGCAGAAGCAGCGGCTGGCACGACGGTGGCAGCGGCCCTGACATGAAGCTCGAGCTCATGGACTCGTCCCCCCGAGAAAACAATGAAGGTGGTGGTGCTCAAAGAGAAGAAAACCCAATCCCCATAGAGAGGGAGCACATGTTCGACAAAGTGGTGACGCCGAGCGACGTGGGGAAGCTCAACCGCCTCGTCATCCCGAAACAGCACGCGGAGAAGTACTTCCCGTTGGATTCTTCCAGCAACGAGAAGGGGCTTCTGCTGAATTTCGAGGACCGGAACGGGAAGTCATGGCGGTTTAGGTACTCCTACTGGAACAGCAGCCAGAGCTACGTGATGACCAAAGGGTGGAGCAGGTTTGTGAAGGAGAAAAAGCTTGACGCTGGCGACATAGTATCATTCCAGCGAGGGCTTGGTGAGGTGGGGAAAGACCTTCTTTTTATTGATTGGCGGCGCCGCCCGGATGCGCCTGATCCAAATCATCATCCCCACCACCACTACCCGCTTCATTCTCATCAACCACATTATCAGCCCAATTTTGCAATTCCTCATCAGCATCAATACTCCTGGAATCCTCACCGGTCGGTTCCATGGAGCCCGTTGCTGATGAGGCCGCCCGGGGCAGTAATGACTCGGGAACACTTGCACTTGTCGCAGCCGCAGATTAATTCCGGCGTGCATCACCCCTATCGGAATACTGGGaccagtggtggtggtggttcgGGTTCTTATGGTTACGGAAATGTGGTTAACTCTTCTGGCCCGATTTATTATATGAGATCAGCTTCGTCTGCTGCCGGCCCGCCACAGTTTTACGAGCAAGAGGGCAGTGGACTAATAGAATTacaacaacagcaacaacatcaacaaGTACAGCTGGGTCGGGTTCATAATGAGTCGAATATGGTTTTGGAGTCGGTGCCGCTGGTCCATGGGAAGGCGGCAGCCAAGCGGATGAGGCTATTTGGAGTAAACATGGAGTGTCCCATATCGGAGTCGGATCATGAATGTGACTTATTGTCTTCAGCCACATTATCATCATCCTCATCGTCATCCcagtatcatcatcatcatgctcACCAACAACTCTCTCCATCGCAACCCGCACCACTCCAATTAAGGCTATATGACGGCATGCCTCTCCGCCACCAAGCTATGCCCTCTACCACCACTACTAGTACCACCACCGACTTTCTCAACATAAGTGGGAAGGCCTCATCATCTTCCATGTCCTTGGACTTTGAGGTCTAA